Proteins encoded by one window of Cylindrospermum stagnale PCC 7417:
- a CDS encoding DUF3685 domain-containing protein — translation MSDRLLKILLIDPDPIFRLGLRVALETNPYLQVVADVETDTAALQILVEIAQQDPNQVNLVILELGNNHLTKRQQLGWQFCRQLRALYPNLPILLLSSISQPGLLLAARAAGVNGYCPKGIPVSELVDAIQEVADGGSYWFGERDGKSMRRWRNFSALSSQNSQLRTLDLGLFRLRNNLRLSGISQIDAALAGVMAQLQMPGVPLLDRAVLAGQQRELLAARWLLTRLLATPHPRQQEYQPSPAISSFGSAMGYAPPEAIALADSQQIETSPHLLTPRALQSALFASCITKLQFPLQNVTDIPLEIDILREDKKRELLDIILQKLAQQLDELRVSKIESEELFYLINKILSNLWQAAITDFFGKFVRFKLGDQNIEIVNFLLQNTEPVQADILDKIPLVFDLFSYLLFQTDLQIDNTSYPAGSTEAKFQALKILENLLIQIGNGVVQPLLNSLADVETIKRSFYDRQLISTREVERFRNNLSWKYRWRNYVTEAQAIFESRYELFVFAPRGIAKISIYAPRNQELAQLSNIPLVVTLLLEFRDAIAPRLQSLLAFLGSGIVFVLTQVIGRGLGLIGRGILQGIGSVSLTEKSLRKK, via the coding sequence ATGAGCGATCGCCTTCTGAAAATATTGTTAATCGACCCAGATCCGATCTTCCGTCTAGGACTGAGGGTAGCTCTGGAAACAAATCCTTACTTACAAGTAGTAGCCGATGTAGAGACAGATACCGCCGCCTTACAGATTTTGGTCGAAATCGCTCAACAAGACCCTAACCAAGTAAATTTGGTAATTTTAGAATTAGGTAATAATCACCTCACCAAGCGTCAGCAACTAGGCTGGCAATTTTGTCGTCAACTCAGAGCTTTGTACCCCAATCTACCAATATTGCTCCTAAGTTCTATTTCCCAACCAGGGCTACTGTTAGCAGCAAGGGCAGCTGGTGTGAATGGCTACTGCCCCAAAGGCATACCCGTTTCTGAGTTAGTCGACGCCATCCAAGAAGTTGCTGATGGTGGTTCCTATTGGTTTGGGGAGAGGGATGGGAAATCCATGCGGCGATGGAGAAATTTTTCTGCACTCAGCAGTCAAAATTCCCAACTCAGGACTTTAGATTTAGGACTCTTCAGGCTGCGGAATAATTTACGTTTGTCAGGAATTAGCCAGATTGACGCCGCCCTAGCAGGAGTGATGGCACAATTACAAATGCCAGGGGTGCCACTATTAGATCGGGCCGTACTAGCTGGACAACAGCGAGAATTGCTAGCGGCTCGTTGGCTGCTGACTCGGTTGTTAGCTACACCCCATCCAAGGCAACAAGAATACCAGCCATCGCCAGCAATTTCCTCCTTCGGTAGTGCGATGGGCTACGCCCCGCCGGAGGCGATCGCACTAGCAGACTCACAACAAATAGAAACTTCGCCACATCTGTTGACTCCAAGAGCGCTGCAATCTGCATTATTCGCATCTTGCATAACCAAACTTCAATTCCCTTTGCAAAATGTCACAGATATTCCTTTAGAAATTGATATTTTGCGCGAAGATAAAAAACGGGAATTACTTGATATTATTCTGCAAAAGCTAGCTCAACAGTTGGATGAACTGCGCGTTTCAAAAATTGAATCTGAGGAATTATTTTATTTAATCAATAAAATATTATCTAATTTATGGCAAGCAGCAATTACGGATTTTTTTGGGAAATTTGTGCGGTTTAAACTTGGCGATCAGAATATAGAAATAGTCAATTTTTTGTTACAAAATACCGAACCAGTCCAAGCAGATATTCTTGATAAAATTCCCCTAGTATTTGATCTGTTTTCTTATTTGTTATTTCAAACAGATTTACAAATTGATAATACTTCCTATCCAGCAGGTAGTACAGAAGCTAAATTTCAAGCATTGAAAATTTTAGAAAACTTGTTGATCCAAATAGGGAATGGTGTAGTGCAACCGCTACTGAACTCTTTAGCAGACGTAGAAACCATTAAGCGAAGTTTTTATGACCGCCAATTAATTTCTACAAGAGAAGTTGAACGTTTTAGAAACAATTTGTCATGGAAATACCGTTGGCGTAATTATGTAACTGAAGCCCAGGCAATTTTTGAAAGCCGCTATGAACTATTTGTATTTGCACCTCGTGGCATTGCTAAAATCTCGATTTATGCGCCCCGTAATCAGGAGTTAGCACAACTTTCTAATATTCCTCTGGTGGTGACATTGCTTTTAGAATTTCGAGATGCGATTGCTCCGCGGTTACAATCTCTATTAGCCTTTTTAGGTAGTGGGATTGTTTTTGTTCTCACCCAAGTCATTGGTCGGGGTTTGGGTTTAATCGGGCGCGGTATCCTCCAAGGTATTGGTAGTGTCTCTTTAACAGAAAAAAGTTTGCGGAAAAAATAG